A part of Mucilaginibacter defluvii genomic DNA contains:
- the ettA gene encoding energy-dependent translational throttle protein EttA has product MADEKIIFSMAGVNKIFPPQKQVLKNIYLSFFYGAKIGVIGLNGSGKSSLLKIIAGVDKSYQGEVVFSPGYTVGMLSQEPELDPEKTVREVVEEGVSEITAILKEYEDINEKFGLEEYYSDADKMDKLMARQGELQDKIDAVNAWELDTKLERAMDALRCPEPDTKIAVLSGGERRRVALCRLLLQEPDVLLLDEPTNHLDAESIDWLEQHLQQYKGTVIAVTHDRYFLDNVAGWILELDRGEGIPWKGNYSSWLDQKAKRLAQEEKTESKRQKTLERELEWVRMAPKARQAKGKARLSNYEKLASEETKDREEKLELFIPPGPRLGNVVIEASNVTKAYGDKVLFENLSFSLPPAGIVGIIGPNGAGKTTLFHLITGQDVPDAGTFRVGETVALGYVDQMHDDLDANKSVWENVTGGTDNIVVGNRTINSRAYVSRFNFNGADQQKKIGVLSGGERNRVHLAITLKKGSNVLLLDEPTNDIDVNTLRSLEEALENFGGCAVVISHDRWFLDRICTHILAFEGDSQVYFFEGNYTEYEENRKKRLGDVAPKRIKYKKLG; this is encoded by the coding sequence ATGGCAGACGAAAAAATAATATTCTCGATGGCCGGGGTAAATAAAATATTCCCGCCGCAAAAACAGGTTCTTAAAAATATATACCTCTCCTTTTTTTATGGCGCCAAGATCGGTGTTATCGGTTTAAATGGCTCGGGTAAATCATCCTTACTAAAAATCATCGCCGGGGTTGATAAAAGCTACCAGGGCGAAGTTGTGTTTTCGCCAGGTTATACCGTTGGCATGTTAAGCCAGGAGCCGGAGCTCGATCCTGAAAAAACCGTACGCGAAGTGGTTGAAGAGGGCGTGTCAGAAATTACCGCTATCTTAAAGGAATATGAAGACATTAACGAAAAATTCGGACTTGAAGAGTACTACAGCGATGCCGATAAAATGGATAAGCTGATGGCGCGCCAGGGTGAATTGCAGGACAAGATAGATGCCGTTAACGCCTGGGAACTGGATACCAAGCTGGAGCGTGCCATGGATGCCTTGCGCTGCCCGGAGCCTGATACTAAAATAGCCGTACTATCGGGCGGGGAGCGCCGCCGTGTGGCTTTGTGCCGCTTGTTATTACAGGAGCCGGATGTATTGCTGCTGGACGAGCCTACCAACCACCTGGATGCTGAATCAATCGACTGGCTGGAGCAGCACCTGCAGCAATATAAAGGCACCGTAATAGCTGTAACGCATGATCGTTACTTCCTTGACAATGTAGCCGGCTGGATACTGGAGCTTGATCGTGGCGAGGGCATCCCGTGGAAAGGCAACTACTCATCATGGCTTGACCAAAAGGCCAAACGCCTGGCACAGGAAGAGAAAACCGAAAGCAAACGCCAGAAAACCCTGGAGCGTGAGCTGGAATGGGTGCGCATGGCACCAAAGGCCCGCCAGGCGAAGGGCAAAGCCCGTTTATCAAACTATGAGAAACTAGCATCTGAAGAGACGAAGGACAGGGAAGAAAAGCTGGAGCTGTTCATTCCGCCCGGCCCGCGTTTGGGTAATGTGGTTATTGAGGCTAGCAATGTTACTAAAGCTTATGGGGATAAGGTATTGTTCGAAAACCTGAGCTTCTCGCTGCCACCGGCAGGTATTGTGGGCATTATAGGTCCTAACGGCGCGGGTAAAACCACTTTGTTCCACCTGATCACCGGGCAGGACGTACCAGATGCGGGTACTTTCCGCGTAGGCGAAACCGTAGCTTTAGGTTATGTTGACCAAATGCACGATGACCTGGATGCCAATAAATCCGTATGGGAAAATGTTACCGGCGGTACGGACAACATTGTGGTGGGCAACCGCACCATCAACTCACGCGCTTATGTATCACGCTTTAACTTCAACGGCGCCGATCAGCAAAAAAAGATAGGCGTACTATCGGGCGGTGAGCGTAACCGTGTGCATTTGGCCATAACCCTTAAAAAGGGCAGTAACGTGTTGCTGCTGGATGAGCCTACCAATGATATTGACGTAAATACACTGCGTTCGTTAGAGGAAGCATTGGAGAACTTTGGCGGCTGTGCCGTAGTGATCAGTCACGACCGCTGGTTTCTTGACCGTATATGTACCCACATACTGGCCTTTGAGGGCGACTCGCAGGTTTATTTCTTCGAGGGTAACTATACTGAGTATGAGGAAAACCGCAAAAAACGCCTTGGCGATGTGGCTCCTAAACGAATAAAATACAAAAAATTAGGATAA
- a CDS encoding DoxX family protein — protein sequence MKKENLIYWIFTILLVASMLFSAIGGFKPTPEANAMMKHIGFGAHVLPLLSVLKVLGCIALLVPGFVRLKEWAYAGFTFDLIGAVYSFIAVGDPVIMWAPILLGFVFIAMSYIYWHKKLKLQAAQSLR from the coding sequence ATGAAAAAAGAGAACCTGATTTACTGGATATTCACCATACTATTGGTGGCATCCATGTTGTTTTCGGCCATTGGAGGCTTTAAGCCTACACCCGAAGCAAACGCTATGATGAAGCACATTGGCTTTGGGGCGCACGTGCTGCCCCTACTGAGTGTACTTAAGGTTTTAGGCTGTATAGCATTATTAGTACCGGGCTTTGTAAGGCTTAAAGAATGGGCCTACGCCGGTTTTACTTTTGATCTGATTGGCGCGGTATATTCCTTCATTGCCGTAGGCGATCCGGTAATAATGTGGGCGCCTATCCTGTTAGGCTTCGTATTCATCGCCATGTCATACATCTATTGGCATAAAAAGTTGAAGCTTCAAGCCGCGCAATCCCTCAGATAA
- a CDS encoding ATP-dependent Clp protease ATP-binding subunit, protein MEAKFSPRVKDVIQYSREEAIRLGHDYIGTEHLLLGLIRDGDGVAIKLLKGFSVDTAKLRRAVEDAVKGTTGTNVNIGSIPLTKQAEKVLKITYLEAKIFKSDVIGTEHLLLSILRDEDNIASQILSQFNVNYEVFKAAVESHKNDITDEMPGSSTGGDDDFKEEESFSQPKKVSDIKSKTPVLDNFGRDLTKAAEEGRLDPIVGREKEIERVSQILSRRKKNNPILIGEPGVGKSAIAEGLALRIVQRKVSRVLFNKRVVTLDLASLVAGTKYRGQFEERMKAVMNELEKSPDVILFIDEIHTIVGAGGASGSLDASNMFKPALARGEIQCIGATTLDEYRQYIEKDGALDRRFQKVMVEPATPDETVEILNRIKEKYEEHHGVTYTPEAIEACVNLTTRYITDRFLPDKAIDALDEAGSRVHLTNIHVPQNILDIEQKIEQIKIEKNKVVRSQKYEEAAKLRDTEKHLLEELDQAKSVWEAETKSKRYTVSEDNVAEVVAMMTGIPVQKVGQADSAKLLAMSNTISGKIIGQEDAIKKLTRAIQRTRAGLKDPKKPIGSFIFLGPTGVGKTELAKELARFMFDTEDALIQIDMSEYMEKFAVSRLVGAPPGYVGYEEGGQLTEKVRRKPYAVVLLDEIEKAHPDVFNILLQVLDEGQLTDSLGRKVDFRNTIIIMTSNIGARQLKDFGQGVGFTTAAKTSQAEAHSRGVIENALKRAFAPEFLNRIDDVIVFNALGKEEIFKIIDIELAHLFGRVNSLGYKIELTDSAKEFIAEKGYDSQFGARPLKRAIQKYLEDPIAEEILKGELNDGDVMQVDYDKEADQIKIIDKKSEGKTTEEESK, encoded by the coding sequence ATGGAAGCTAAATTTTCGCCACGCGTTAAGGATGTGATACAATATAGCAGGGAAGAGGCCATCCGCCTTGGGCATGATTATATAGGTACCGAACATCTTTTGTTGGGTTTAATTCGCGATGGTGACGGTGTAGCAATAAAATTGCTAAAGGGTTTCAGCGTTGATACCGCTAAACTGCGCCGTGCTGTTGAGGATGCCGTAAAAGGAACAACCGGAACTAACGTAAACATTGGCAGCATACCGCTGACCAAACAAGCCGAAAAGGTATTGAAGATCACTTACCTCGAAGCAAAAATATTTAAAAGCGATGTGATAGGCACTGAGCACCTGCTGCTGTCAATCCTTCGCGATGAGGATAACATTGCCTCACAGATACTATCGCAATTCAATGTGAACTACGAGGTATTTAAAGCGGCGGTTGAATCGCACAAAAATGACATAACCGACGAGATGCCGGGCTCGTCAACAGGTGGCGATGACGACTTTAAGGAAGAAGAATCATTTAGCCAGCCAAAGAAGGTGTCAGACATCAAATCAAAAACACCGGTGCTTGACAACTTTGGCCGTGATTTGACCAAAGCTGCCGAAGAAGGCCGTCTTGACCCGATTGTTGGCCGGGAAAAGGAGATCGAGCGTGTATCGCAAATCCTGTCTCGCCGTAAAAAGAACAACCCTATTTTGATTGGCGAACCGGGTGTTGGTAAATCAGCCATAGCCGAGGGTTTGGCACTGCGTATTGTTCAGCGCAAGGTATCGCGGGTATTGTTCAACAAACGCGTGGTTACGCTTGACCTGGCATCACTGGTGGCAGGTACCAAATACCGCGGCCAGTTTGAGGAGCGTATGAAAGCCGTGATGAACGAACTGGAAAAATCTCCGGACGTGATCCTGTTCATTGATGAGATCCACACCATTGTAGGTGCCGGCGGCGCTTCAGGCTCACTGGATGCATCGAACATGTTTAAACCGGCTTTAGCCAGGGGCGAGATACAATGCATTGGCGCTACAACGTTAGACGAGTATCGCCAGTACATTGAAAAGGATGGGGCTTTGGATCGCCGTTTCCAAAAAGTAATGGTTGAACCTGCTACCCCAGACGAAACTGTAGAGATACTAAACCGCATTAAGGAGAAATATGAGGAGCATCACGGTGTGACCTATACGCCGGAAGCTATTGAAGCTTGCGTTAACCTGACCACCCGCTACATAACCGACAGGTTTTTACCTGACAAGGCGATTGACGCGCTTGATGAAGCTGGTTCACGTGTGCACTTAACCAATATTCACGTACCGCAAAACATACTGGATATTGAGCAGAAGATAGAGCAGATCAAGATCGAAAAAAATAAAGTAGTTCGTAGCCAGAAGTATGAGGAAGCTGCCAAGCTTCGTGATACCGAAAAGCACCTGCTGGAAGAACTTGATCAGGCAAAATCAGTTTGGGAAGCCGAAACAAAATCAAAACGCTACACCGTAAGCGAAGATAATGTTGCCGAGGTGGTAGCCATGATGACCGGTATACCGGTACAAAAGGTTGGCCAGGCTGACAGCGCTAAGCTGCTTGCCATGAGCAATACTATCTCAGGTAAAATTATTGGTCAGGAAGACGCGATCAAGAAACTGACACGTGCGATACAACGTACTCGCGCGGGTTTAAAGGATCCAAAAAAGCCGATTGGTTCATTCATCTTCCTCGGTCCAACAGGTGTAGGCAAAACGGAATTAGCCAAAGAGCTTGCCCGCTTTATGTTTGATACTGAAGACGCGCTGATACAGATTGATATGAGCGAGTACATGGAGAAATTCGCGGTATCACGTTTAGTTGGAGCGCCTCCGGGCTATGTGGGTTACGAAGAAGGCGGACAGTTAACCGAGAAGGTACGCCGTAAACCATACGCGGTGGTATTGCTTGACGAGATTGAAAAAGCTCACCCTGACGTATTCAACATTCTGTTACAGGTGTTGGACGAAGGGCAGTTGACTGACTCGTTAGGCCGTAAGGTTGACTTCAGGAATACCATCATCATCATGACCTCGAACATTGGCGCACGCCAGTTAAAGGATTTTGGCCAAGGTGTAGGTTTCACTACAGCTGCCAAAACATCACAAGCTGAAGCGCATTCAAGAGGTGTGATTGAAAACGCATTGAAACGTGCTTTTGCGCCGGAGTTCCTGAACCGGATTGATGATGTGATCGTGTTTAACGCCTTGGGTAAAGAGGAGATATTCAAGATCATCGATATCGAGCTTGCTCACCTGTTTGGCCGTGTAAATAGCTTGGGTTACAAAATTGAGCTTACTGATAGCGCTAAAGAGTTTATAGCTGAGAAAGGTTACGATTCACAATTTGGTGCCCGCCCGCTTAAACGCGCTATTCAGAAATACCTGGAAGACCCGATTGCAGAGGAAATTTTGAAAGGCGAACTTAATGATGGTGATGTGATGCAGGTGGATTACGATAAGGAAGCCGATCAGATCAAGATCATTGACAAGAAAAGTGAAGGTAAAACTACCGAAGAGGAATCGAAATAA